In Comamonas sp. lk, the following proteins share a genomic window:
- a CDS encoding flavin reductase family protein, translating to MNSALTTSGLRSAPAFSQREFRDALGQFATGVTIITARGPEGQPVGTTVSSFNALSLHPSLVLWSLGLGAKSLPIFQNCSHYAIHVLAASQKPLAELFALKGADRFSHTAHHDSVHGVPLLDECTAVFECRNRNHHEEGDHLIFIGEVEHCEHHRERAPLLYHAGHMHTGGLMG from the coding sequence GTGAATTCCGCTCTGACCACTTCTGGCCTGCGTTCGGCCCCTGCTTTCTCGCAGCGCGAGTTTCGCGATGCGCTAGGCCAGTTTGCCACCGGCGTGACCATCATCACGGCGCGTGGGCCCGAGGGCCAACCGGTGGGCACCACCGTCAGCTCGTTCAACGCGCTCTCGCTCCACCCCTCGCTGGTGCTGTGGAGCCTGGGCCTGGGGGCCAAGTCCCTGCCCATCTTCCAGAACTGCTCGCACTACGCCATCCATGTGCTGGCCGCATCGCAAAAGCCGCTGGCCGAGCTGTTTGCGCTCAAGGGCGCGGATCGTTTCAGCCACACGGCACACCATGACTCCGTGCATGGCGTGCCCTTGCTGGACGAGTGCACCGCGGTCTTTGAATGCCGCAACCGCAACCACCATGAAGAGGGCGATCACCTCATCTTCATCGGCGAGGTCGAGCACTGCGAGCACCACCGCGAGCGAGCGCCGCTGCTCTACCACGCAGGGCATATGCATACCGGCGGCCTGATGGGCTGA